The nucleotide window TCTGTACACCTTCTCCACCCTTGGAACAGCACAGTCACACTTTGCTGGAGATGCTTTGGAAGAGCCCTGTAAGAGAGTATTAGGCAGTACTACAGCATGCTGTAAACAAAGACGTTCTGagctgaatattttcttttcgagtatttttattttttgtctgtgCAGACTTCAGTACAGCAATGTATTACTTACCTGTATTCAGAAGGGAAGAAACCCCATGAGCCCACAGGATTGCATGCTTTGGATGCTGCTAGAAAGGTGGCAGGTTTTAGCGGAGGACCTCACTTAAAATGGTGGAGGAATCTGGAGAATGCTGGATGTTTGCTGATGAATGGGAAAGTTGCCTGGATTACCATATATTAAGTAGAATAGGAGCTGCAGGTCAGAGCCTCTCTATATGCAATGCATCTGAAAGATAGGATTTCTTGTTCACACTAATTCCCCAGACTCAAAATATTAGTCTTAAATCCTGACAGGACCTTGCAACTTTTAGTTGTAAGCCCCTGAAATACATATGGGGAATATGCTGCATTGCTTCCTCTCTGTGTTCAGGTGTTGAGGCCATATAATAGAGCCAGACCCTTCATGGCAGCAAGAAATTCAGGAACTGTGCTTAGCTGGGTTTTCCGTGCCCACTGGTCCTCCTTATCTTCCAAGTACATTCTGGaaaaacttgttttcttttggcaGTAGGCTGCAAGCTAGCATCCTGAGAGGAATCGTAGCAGATTTGATGCTTGAGAGGTTTAGAAACACTGAAATTAGTGGAGGAAGATAATGAGGGAGAGAAGATGGGATAAATAGAGGTATCTACCTGTAACACGAGCAAATTTTCCATGGAGAGATTGTTGTTTCCAAGCTGCCCTGCCGATGGAAAGAGCGGAGCAGTGACACCTATTGACAGATTTCAAACAGCCAGCTCAGTTTTATTTCACTTAAGGACATCTGAGCGCATCTGAATGCTTCAGTCTGTCTTGCCACAGACAGGGCAGCCACCAGCAAGGCAGAAATGCTACAAGCTTGTTCAAGCAGGTTTTCACAGGGTAACAGTTGCAGTATAATGGGATATATTCCAGGAGGATATGCTGCAAAATttccagattattttttaagtcTAAAACTGTTGGCTTCCTCAGGTCTCTGCAGGAGAATTAAGCTAAAaccatttccccctttttgaCAGTTCTGCTCTTCTCATCAAATatgttttcctttgtgctttGCCTCTCCTACTCTCTACTCcacctcctccttcttccccaaGGCCTCtgttattttgtattttccccATGGATTTCTGACATCCAGTCTCTAGTACAAGGTTGCCTTCACCATTCAGTCCTCTTCTGGGACAAGGGTGCAGCCAGCCTTACAGGTGAGAGTAACTGGATCCATAACACTCTCAGTCTCcctaaaatcaaattaaagGTGAATGAGGAAGGGGTGATGCTCTTCCTATGAGCACAGACAGAGCCCACAACACCCTCCACATCACTTAAATACAGCTGGGTGCTATAGTCCACTCAGGGTAACCTAATCTTGGACCTTATGGTCCAACCTGCATTGCTTCAAGTGAGCGAAAACACAAAGACAGAGAAGCTTATACCAGGGCAgctgcaaacaaaagcagctaCCACTGCTACCTGACTTTATTCCAAGGACAGTGGGAAGTGAAGATAAGGGCAATCAGAATGTGAGGAAAATACTTTTAATGAGGGGCAGAGACACTATAATAATTTTTGTCTGTTGCAGTTAAATTAAAGGTTTttattattaagaaaaaagacACTTCTCAAGAAGAAGAtgtagtggggtttttttcatcaaGTAAATATCACCACAGTGTTCTCCTCCTAGATCACCTGAGAGTGCTTTGTTCACTAATGATTTAATAACAACTGTCAGTGAGTATATGTGGAGCAGGAAAATTGGAGAATGAAAATGAGTCAGTACTTCTGATATCTCTATGGGCAAACTTGTGCAGCCAAATCTCAGCTTCAGTTCTAGACATCTTTGCTTCTTGACTTCCTGCCTTCATACCTCAGGAGCAGAAGGACTGTTTCACTTCTGTGAGAAGGGCTACTGAATTTTGCAAGTGGATCTCTTTCTCCAGTCCCCTGGTGCAGCAGTTTGGAAACTCTGTGTCaggttttaaatttatttaatttatgttTCAGTGAACACAGTGAGAAAATATAACTAATTGTGAACCTGTATATCTGCTTTGTAATAGGATTTGATATGTCTTACTCTTCCTGAGCCTGGCCACTGACAGTGCTTGCCAGgacttcttatttttaaaattgttaatGGCTTGCTGCAATTATCTGCgcagaagcagaaaagcatTTCAGGTAGAGAGTAGTTGGAGCATGGATGAGATGGATTATCatatttagatttatatttcttAAACTCTTAGTGAAGCATCATTATGCATCATGCTATATTGTTAAAGACCACTTGGGAGAAAACCTGACTTAACTTattgaaagaaaagatttttgtcACTCATATGGTTCTTACTTGCTGAACAAAGGATCTTACTCCATTTGCTGGGTTTAGTCAATGTTATTTTGTgaaccaaattatttttccttttttttggatGAAAGGACCCTGTTGTGAACAAGATACCATTGTATTAACACATTTTCCTTATCCTAGAAGTTCTGAAGCCTGCACTCCATTTCACAAATTCTTCCGAGCAGTTAAAGGTGCAGAGTCATCCTCAGCCTTTGTAACATTTCTGATTAACTGAAAGTCATTgcaaaaaaaatgggatttagaAAGTGCTGGTCTGACTGGTTTCTTATGCTGGGCATACCAGCATAAGTTTCTAATATTACTAAATTTAGTGCTGAGGCCTCAGAAGTGTTGTGTTGCGAGGGGCCTGGATAGGGATTCAGAAAGAGGCACCACATAATATCCCTGATGTCCAACAGCAGAATAGTGGGATCACTCTGGCCTCTGGCTTCCCCTAGCTTCCTTCTCCTATGTACTTACTGCTGGTGTCAGGTACCCttgccaggaaaaaaacaggCAACACAAAAATGAGCAATCTGATATGACAGGCAGTGCTAGCCAAACAGGTTTACCAGAATGAAGTACAGAGTGTCccaatgttttttttcttccaggaagGGGTATGTTCCCAAGGCATGCCCAGTGTTAGTCCCTGTGAAACTACTGTAGGCTACCCAGAGACACAGTTTGCTCCCTCTGAATTGCACCCTTTTAAATATCTTCACCAATAAATGGGGGCATGCAAAGAAGTGAATGGGGAAAGCCAACAATCATATAGCTTTACCCTAGGCAGTGTGTGGTTCTGAGCTTTACTGTGTGGTTAATGGACaacatttaattatttcaggCTTGTCGTTCCAAACAAGGGCTACTCGTCGCTAGACCAGAGTCCAGATGAAAAGCCCCTGGTAGCCCTGGATACAGACAGGTATGCAAGACTTTAAAAAGGTGATACACATGACGGCTTAAGTGAGTTTTCCTGCCAGAGGGCAGCACTCAGACTCTTCCCTCCACTGTTCCCTCTGACCTATGCCATGGTGGGTGTCTGTGTAAGAGCAAGTGAGAAGAGCTGTGAGAAAAAAGCACTGTGATGGAAAGAACTGAGGGTCACAGATGAAAGCTGCTCTACAGGCTCCCTTGATGTAACTTCTCTGTGCCTCAAAAACAGTTTCATGGCACAAGAAAGATAGGACTAAGTGGGGAATACACTTAGTCTCATCTAACCAATTCCTTCTTTGCTGTATCTTGTACTTCCCTGCAGTGATGATGACTTCGATATGTCCAGATATTCCTCCTCGGGATACTCATCAGCTGAGGTGAGTTATACTCTCTCCTGACATCCCTGCCATGAATGCCAGTAACAGAGCACCTAGAAATGGCTTATAGAGGCCTTGCACAGGCAGAAATGGCTACACAACAAATTTAGTAGTGGTATAAACTCTGAGTCTGGAAGGTACCATGGCAGAAACTGTGTCATGTTGCTTTCTTCCCTGGTGATCCACTTGGCTCCAATATCCTCACTGCCATGGCACAGAGATTTGTCCATCAGCAGTTTTCACAGCTACCTTTGGTTTCACTCAAACTTTCCCTCATTCTGTGTAGTCCTGCAGTGACCCATGAGGTGCAAAAGCATCATCTTGACTGCCATGGCTGCTCAGCAACTGTATGCACGCCAAGGACATAAATAAAGGATCTGAGGGTGTGCTGTGATTTCCAGTTACTGGAGTGGTCAGGGTCACCCAGTGTGTGTTTACTTGGAACAAGCAGAAATTCCAGGGAGGACTTGCAGAGATGAACTCTTGCCCtttcaaagagaaaaggcaggaagCTCAGGCTTGTTAGTCCCTCTGCATTGTTTCTGAGTAAATTCCTGCACTCTCTCATGAGTTTGTTGTTCAGCCTCTTGTAAGAAGCCTCTGGCTACTGCTTCTGCAGAATTTTGCAtccaggagctgagcagccaTTCTGCCTACAAACAGCTCAGAACTCTTGTCCCTTATATCTCTTCCTTGGATAAAATGCCTCTGAAACCCTGGGAAACAGCCAAGAGCAGTGACCATGTCAGATGATCTGAGCTGTTTCTGTGCCCTAAGTGTTGTTTATACAGACAGCACTTGAATCTGAGACCCCAGAGCCAAACTTTACCATCTTTTAACTGCTATAGTGTGCTCCAGACTGAGAGGGGGGACTGCCCGTCTGCCAGTAAATAATATTATTGCATTACTTTAACTGAGGGCTTGTCCTCGGGGAAAAATTATTCCATAACAAAATGGTGTATCTCACTCTAGGTATTCCTGTTCTGGAGAAGCTAGTACCCTCCCCCTCACCTGAGTCCTACTAGGACTGTAGGGCAGTTGTTAATGATGGGGAAATACATTCCCAAATAAGGGAATGATGGATGAATCCTTCATTTTCTGACTACCAGAAGTAAGAAGTCCCAAGTGTTTGATGTTTGTCTCTTTGTCTGTAGCAGATCAACCAAGACTTGAACATCCAGCTGCTAAAGGATGGGTACCGGTTAGATGAGATCCCGGATGACGAGGACCTCGACCTAATCCCGCCTAAATCAGTCAACCCCACCTGCATGTGTTGCCAAGCCACCTCCTCCACCGCCTGTCACATCCAGTAGTGAGGCCGGCAGGCTGTGATCAGTGCTTTCCACTATAACTGTAAAACTTAACAGCCATTGCTTCCTCCTATGGTAGGACGTGCACCTCTTTGTGTTCATGGAGCCAGGAGAAAccaaaaaattcattttatgaTTGGTTGATAACTTATTTTAAACTATGGTAAAACAAAAGAGAAGTTGCTCAATGTGccaggcagtgcctggcagagctgactAGTCTGGAGAGCGAATGCAGAGGGGTCCAGAGATACCTCCTTGGTTTGTTTAGGCACTGGGGATATTTTGTAAAGTGTCTTTTTCCAGAATGGGAAAGGTCAGATGGGACTTCAGGTAATCCTGCCCACTGAAACCAATCCATCTGCAAGATTAGGGCAAGTTGGAGGTATCAAAGTGTTTTACCAATGAGAGGAAGTCAGTTCTTAATTCATTCACTAAACCTGTTTCATTTGCATAACCAAAATGATACTATTACTGGGGCACAGGAATGGGGACGGACCAGGGCATCCTTTCTTATGGCAAGGCTAGCCAGGACTAGCATGACACAATTCATTCACTTGCAAAAGGGACAAGTAGCTGACATCTCACTGTGAGTCAGTATTAGCTAGAGTTGTTGTGTCACATAGCCAATGCAATCTACCCTTAGCGCCACATTAAATTACCACCAAACACATCAGATTCTATCTGCAATCCACTCATGCACTTCAAGGATTTGTTCATTGCCCAGGAATACCAACCACACCTGTGACTTCAGTTCAGTCATGTATTCTGACTTCAGCCTGTATTTAATCCCTGTGCAACCCATCTCTTTCCAAAAATCTTAAACTTTGTTCAACTGAGAAGAAATGAATCCTGCATGAGTCAGGACTAGAGATGTACTGAACAACAGTGCTGGAAAAGCTAGTTGAAGACCACACATTTTAACAGTGCTTGACTCTTGATATTCTCTTGACACTGTGACTCTGGGTGCTTGTGGGAGAAACTCGTTAATGCTGAAGTCATCATTGTGGTAGGGTCAGACTTGAGAGGAATTTTCAGCAACAGCAGAGTTATGAACAGCTTCAGCTGAAAGATGCCCATGAGAAGAAACTACTGTTCACCCCCTATCTGCCCAGTTGTGAGCCAGACATGGTCCCAGGTCAGGAGCAGTTGGTGCTGGAAAAGTTAGGAAACCTGTTACATTAGGTTGCTGGTCTGAGCTCCCAGTTCACCAGCAGATTGTTTTGAATGCAGAATCACTTCTGGAATTAGAAAACATGTCCTCTCACTGACTGCAGCATATGCAAGGGATGGGCTGGCATTTTTCTTAGTGTTGAGATCTTTTGCCGCAGGCACAATTCCTGTGTTTTCCTGGCCTTTCAGGAGGAAAGACCACCTGCCTTGGGTCATTACCTAGcctaggaaaggaaaaaatgagggcAGTTCTGAGCTTCTCATCAGAATTCCTGAGTCACAAAGCAGAGCCTGAGCTCCACCACAACAGACAGATCCCCCATCAGAAATCTATATGAAGTGAGCTGAGTCTTTAAGAAGTCTTAATTagcagaagatttttttaacataCTGGAGATTTActctgtgcagtgcaaagcCTGATACCAGCCACAGTGTGAGTGAAAGAGCAGGCACACAAGATTCCCAGGCTTATTTACTTGATGGTGCTTGTCCCCTCTGCCTAAAACAACATGCTGCCACCCTGGTTCCAGGCCATAGAAAGAGGACTTGAATGGTGCTGTTTACTGAGCATCCCTGAATCTTTACACAGAAGTGATGGTTAACTTACCAACTCTTGTGGGGATAGTGTTCCTCAAGTAAAttcatctctttttctctccaccTGGTAGTGCTGAGGGGGAATATTTCCAAAATACAGCTCAGGTGTGAGGTTGTCTGGAGATGGGGGAAATAGGGAGTagagaaaaggataaaaaggaaaaaaacattccttAAGGAGTCTTTTTTAATGGGGAATATAGTCAAAACCTAATAGAAATACCATGGTCAATGCCCTTTAAATCTTCACTCttctggagagggactttgcaGTTCAGCACTGGTATCATGGAACATTTTCATCACATTTATCCTCCTGGGTCAGTGTCTGtgccttccagcctggctgcacaTGCTCAGCCTTTCCCACAGCCCTTGCTCAGGAGCTCAGAGCATTTCGGAGTGCCTGCTAGAGCAAC belongs to Haemorhous mexicanus isolate bHaeMex1 chromosome Z, bHaeMex1.pri, whole genome shotgun sequence and includes:
- the FAM219A gene encoding protein FAM219A isoform X2 — its product is MMEEIDRFQVPAVRAEMQPLDPTAAAISDRDCDTREGETVAMNYKPSPLQVKLEKQRELARKGSLKNGNMGSPVNQQPKKNNVMARTRLVVPNKGYSSLDQSPDEKPLVALDTDSDDDFDMSRYSSSGYSSAEINQDLNIQLLKDGYRLDEIPDDEDLDLIPPKSVNPTCMCCQATSSTACHIQ
- the FAM219A gene encoding protein FAM219A isoform X1, translating into MMEEIDRFQVPAVRAEMQPLDPTAAAISDRDCDTREGETVAMNYKPSPLQVKLEKQRELARKGSLKNGNMGSPVNQQPKKNNVMARTRLVVPNKGYSSLDQSPDEKPLVALDTDSDDDFDMSRYSSSGYSSAEQINQDLNIQLLKDGYRLDEIPDDEDLDLIPPKSVNPTCMCCQATSSTACHIQ
- the FAM219A gene encoding protein FAM219A isoform X3, with amino-acid sequence MMEEIDRFQDPTAAAISDRDCDTREGETVAMNYKPSPLQVKLEKQRELARKGSLKNGNMGSPVNQQPKKNNVMARTRLVVPNKGYSSLDQSPDEKPLVALDTDSDDDFDMSRYSSSGYSSAEQINQDLNIQLLKDGYRLDEIPDDEDLDLIPPKSVNPTCMCCQATSSTACHIQ